Proteins encoded within one genomic window of Oncorhynchus masou masou isolate Uvic2021 chromosome 1, UVic_Omas_1.1, whole genome shotgun sequence:
- the hsd17b4 gene encoding peroxisomal multifunctional enzyme type 2: MSVPLVFDGKVVIVTGAGGGLGREYALAFGVRGASVVVNDLGGDIKGGGKSSNAADKVVEEIKAKGGKAVANYDSVEDGEKLIQTALDAFGRIDIVVNNAGILRDRSFGRTSDLDWDLIHRVHLRGSFMVTRAAWNHMKKQKFGRIIMTSSAAGIYGNFGQANYSAAKLGLLGLANTLAIEGQKYNIHCNTIAPTAGSRLTETVMPPVLCESLKAEYVAPLVLWLSHDQCQENGGLFEVGAGWIGKLRWERSQGRIVRKKNQGMFPETVRDQWDNICDFTNATKPADINESVATLVEVLSRVETDEGIAPNPTSVMATAASGISPLEAVGQKLPESTFSYSQTQCILYALGVGMSTKDDDHLKFLYEGHEDFSCLPTFGVIPSQAAMMDGGLGSVPGLNFDFTRLLHGEQYLELFKPLPTSGTLTSQARIADVLDKGSGAVILLDVHTYSGKELLCYNQYSLFIVGAGGFGGKRTSDKAMSTVAHPNRTPDAVMTDTTTRDQAALYRLSGDWNPLHIDPSFAAMGGFKSPILHGLCSFGFAARHVLKQYANNDASRFKSIKVRFVKPVLPGQSLQTEMWKEGNRIHIQCKVKESSAVVLSGAYVDLHAAADGSPQILPEAGGLKSELVFVEIGRRIKDLGAEMVKKVNAVFGWEITKGGNTAAQWTIDLKTGAGALHKGPYSGKTDVTITVSDDDFMEVVQGKLNPQKAFFAGKLKLRGNVMLSQKLEVILKDYAKL; this comes from the exons ATGTCTGTGCCTTTGGTTTTCGACGGGAAAGTTGTTATTGTCACTGGGGCCGGTGGAG GACTTGGGAGAGAATATGCATTGGCTTTTGGTGTGAGGGGTGCCTCAGTAGTTG TTAATGACCTCGGAGGAGATATTAAAGGGGGAGGGAAGAGCTCCAATGCTGCTGATAAAGTCGTGGAAGAGATAAAAGCCAAGGGAGGCAAAGCAGTGGCTAACTATG ATTCTGTAGAAGATGGTGAGAAATTGATCCAGACTGCCCTGGATGCTTTTGGGCGAATAG ATATTGTTGTTAATAATGCTGG GATACTTCGGGATCGTTCCTTTGGCAGAACGAGTGATTTGGATTGGG ACCTCATCCATAGAGTCCACCTGAGAGGGTCCTTCATGGTCACTAGAGCTGCCTGGAACCACATGAAGAAGCAGAAGTTTGGGAG GATCATCATGACTTCATCGGCTGCTGGCATCTATGGCAATTTTGGGCAGGCGAACTATAGCGCGGCGAAGCTGGGTCTGCTGGGATTGGCCAACACCCTAGCCATCGAGGGCCAAAAGTACAACATCCACTGCAACACCATCGCCCCGACCGCAGGCTCGCGCCTCACAGAGACTGTTATGCCCCCAG TTCTGTGTGAGTCCTTGAAAGCAGAATACGTGGCGCCCCTAGTTCTGTGGCTGTCTCATGACCAGTGTCAGGAAAATGGAGGCCTGTTCGAG GTTGGTGCTGGCTGGATTGGAAAAT TGCGCTGGGAGCGTTCACAGGGCCGCATTGTGAGGAAGAAGAACCAGGGCATGTTTCCTGAGACTGTACGAGACCAGTGGGACAACATCTGTGACTTCACCAATGCCACCAAACCTGCCGACATCAACG agTCCGTGGCCACATTGGTGGAGGTGCTGTCAAGAGTGGAGACTGATGAGGGAATTGCCCCCAACCCCACCAGCGTTATGGCCACTGCTGCATCTGGGATCAGTCCT CTGGAGGCGGTGGGACAGAAGCTTCCGGAGTCAACCTTCAGCTACTCCCAAACTCAGTGCATCCTGTACGCCCTAGGAGTGGGCATGTCCACCAAGGATGACGACCACCTCAAGTTCCTGTACGAGGGCCACGAGGACTTTAGCTGTCTGCCCACCTTCGGGGTCATCCCCTCCCAGGCGGCCATGATGGACGGAGGGCTAGGTTCCGTGCCTGGACTCAACTTTGACTTCACCAGG TTGTTGCATGGAGAGCAGTATCTGGAGCTTTTCAAACCATTACCCACCTCCG GAACACTGACGTCTCAGGCTAGAATCGCAGATGTGTTAGACAAAGGATCTGGCGCAGTCATTCTCCTGGATG TCCACACGTACAGTGGTAAAGAGCTGTTGTGTTACAACCAGTACTCTCTGTTCATCGTGGGAGCTGGTGGCTTTGGAGGAAAGAGGACATCTGATAAAGCAATG AGCACAGTAGCACATCCAAACAGAACTCCTGATGCTGTGATGACTGACACCACAACAAGGGACCAG GCTGCCTTGTATCGTCTGAGTGGGGACTGGAACCCCCTCCACATAGACCCCAGCTTTGCAGCAATGGGAG GATTCAAATCCCCTATTCTGCATGGCCTGTGCTCCTTTGGGTTTGCGGCTAGGCATGTGCTGAAGCAGTATGCCAACAACGATGCCTCCAGATTCAAGTCCATCAAG GTTCGCTTTGTAAAGCCAGTGCTACCAGGCCAGTCTCTACAGACTGAAATGTGGAAAGAAGGAAACCGAATTCACATTCAGTGCAAA GTCAAAGAGAGCAGTGCTGTGGTTCTGTCAGGTGCCTATGTGGACTTGCATGCGGCTGCAGATGGCTCCCCACAAATTCTTCCTGAG GCAGGGGGACTCAAGAGTGAGCTGGTGTTCGTTGAGATCGGCCGTCGCATTAAGGACCTAGGGGCTGAGATGGTGAAGAAGGTCAATGCCGTGTTTGGCTGGGAGATCACCAAGGGGGGAAACACTGCAGCCCAGTGGA CCATTGATTTG
- the LOC135546424 gene encoding protein Largen-like, producing MSGTSNVESAEGVVSKVKVKKQIKTIVKDLETILGDLRDVAKELKEVVHEIDSLTCDLQLEEEMTDSSKTDTLNSSSSSTTTTTTASSIDKIKIAIFRPPSVSHAILTVMKKPHPPLPPPRLTPINAEERNKNPLSGSLLAKANGTLMRNGVFPGKPNRDLSCCISNSTKEERGLLPMPLLRHEKTKCPQATRERVRFSEKVQYHGYCPDCDLQYDVDNTDMHLQTEFTDDMSPVHQCSSSSPPSQLTLENGGLSVSHSFPPTKLPCVPHSNPSLKPQKTILRKSTTTTV from the exons ATGTCAGGGACATCAAATGTAGAATCTGCTGAAGGAGTAGTCTCCAAAGTTAAAGTCAAAAAGCAGATCAAGACTATCGTGAAGGATTTGGAGACCATACTGGGAGACTTGAGGGATGTAGCCAAGGAACTCAAAGAG GTTGTGCATGAGATCGACTCCCTCACGTGTGACCTacagctggaggaggagatgacagACAGTTCCAAGACAGACACCCTGAACAGCAGCTctagcagcaccaccaccaccaccactgcctcCAGCATCGACAAGATCAAGATCGCCATCTTTAGGCCCCCGTCTGTCAGCCACGCCATCCTGACCGTGATGAAGAAGCCCCACCCTCCGCTGCCCCCTCCCAGGCTGACACCTATCAATGCAGAGGAGCGCAACAAGAACCCACTATCAGGGAGCCTACTAGCCAAGGCTAACGGGACTCTTATGcgtaatggtgttttcccagggaAGCCAAACAGAGACTTATCGTGTTGCATCTCTAATAGtacaaaggaagagagaggacttTTGCCTATGCCTTTGCTACGGCATGAAAAGACCAAATGCCCCCAGGCAACCCGGGAGAGGGTCCGATTCAGTGAAAAGGTCCAGTATCACGGGTACTGCCCTGACTGTGACCTGCAATATGACGTTGACAACACAGATATGCACTTACAGACAGAATTTACTGATGACATGAGCCCTGTCCAtcagtgttcctcctcctcaccaccatCCCAGCTCACGTTAGAAAATGGCGGTCTAAGTGTCAGCCATAGTTTCCCTCCTACAAAACTGCCTTGTGTGCCTCACTCTAACCCTTCCCTGAAACCACAGAAAACCATCCTTCGAAAATCAACCACCACAACGGTTTGA